The genomic stretch TGTAATGATTATGAACTCTTAATAAAACCCCTACTTCATCTTGAAAAACGGTGTTGGTGCCATAGGAATGTCTTCCGTCGTTCACCTTGAGATGCCATATTAGAacttttatttctttattaCAACACGAACAATTATATATGGAACGCCTTCCATCGTTGACCTTGAGGTGTGTTTGTGCGTAAGCATTGTCATGAACACGACACGTGTGTGCATCGCCACTAGTATACAACAAACAATTACATATGTGGGACTAAACAAGGCAAAGCCGTTTATTTGAGTTACATGCATGACAACAACTATAACTTGATGTCCGATCGATGTATATCGGAACAAAATGATATCTTAATTAGTCCGTTCACCAAATCTCAGGTGAGGGATGCAATCTTCTAAATGGAGCATAATAAAGCTCTAGGACCGGATGGATTTCCTACGGAATTCTATCAGGTGTTTTGAGAAATTATTAAAAAGGATCTTCTAAGCCTCTTTGCAGACCTCCATAGGGAGGCCCTTGATCTCTTCAGCCTAAATTTTGGAATCGGTACCTTAATTCCAAAAATTCAAAATGCTATAAAAATTCAGCAATATAGACCATTTTGTGTCCTCAATGTGAGCTTCAAAATCTTTACTAAAGTGGGCACAAATAGACTAAATATGGTTGCAAAAACAGTGGTGAGCCCAACACAGACTGCTTTCATGCCTAGCAAAAATATCATGGAAGGAGTAGTTATTTTGCACGAAACTGTCTACACCAAAAAAAGAGATGGGTCATTTTCAAAATTGACTTCGAAAAGGCATATGATAAAGTGAAGTGGTCTTTCTTATAGCAGACTTTACGCATGAAAGGCTTCTCCCCAAAGTGGTGTAGGTGGGTTGAGAGTATGGTCACTAGGGGAAGTGTGGGGATTAAAGTCAATGATAATATTGGCCCCTACTTCCAAACCAGACGAGGACTCAGGCAGGGAGATCCTATGTCGCTAATCTTATTTAACATCGTCGCTAATATGCTGGCTCTTCTTATCAATAAAGCAAAAGTCGATGGTCAAATAAGAGGAGTCACCCCCACCTTATTGATGATGATCTATCGATGCTACAATATGCAGATGACACCATTATCTTTATAGACCACGATCCAGAATAAGCaaagaatttaaaacttttgcTACGTGCCTTTGAACAATTATTTGGGCTTAACATCAATTTCCACAAGAGTGAAATTTTCTGCTATGGGACAGCCAAAGAGATAGAACCTTATTATACTACTCTCTTTGGATGTAATGCAGGGAATATCCCGTCAGaatcccaatgcaccatagacaGCTCCTAAATTCTAAATGGAGAAAGGTTGAAGAACGATTTCAACAAAAACTCTCTTGCTGGAAAGCAAAGTACTTGTCTTATGGGGGAAGATTAGTTCTGCTTGACTCTGTCTTAAGCAGTCTACCCATGTTTATGATGTACTTCTTCAAGATTTCTAAGGGAGTACTCAAAAACCTTGATCATGTCCGATCAAAATTCTTTTGGCAAGGATCTAGTgacaaacataaatatagacttGCCAGATGGGACATCTTATGTCGTCCTAAGGACCAAGGGGTTTAGGAATCCTAGATTTACAGTCGTAGAATAAATGCTTACTAGCAAAGTGGCTGTTAAATCTACTTAACACGGAGGGCATGTGGCAGTCCCTTCTAACGAATAAATATCTAACATCAAAAATCCTTACCCAAGTGATAGCTAAACCCAATGATTCACATTTTTGGAGAGGCCTCATGCGCATCAAAGATGAGGTCTTGTCTAAAGGTTCTTTCGAAATTAAAGATGTGACCAAAACGAAGTTCTGGGATGATACATGGGTAGGAGACAAGCCTCTAAAAGTTAAATATCCTTCTCTTTATAATGTAGTGCGTGATCGCCACACAACTGTATCGAAGGTGTTGGCTTCTAGTCCCTTAAACATCTCTTTTCGTATGGCTCTAGTGGACAATAAACTTTTAGAATGGCTAAATTTAGTAGCACAGATTTCTAATGTTCAATTGGTGGGTGGTTCAGATTTTTTAGATGGAAATTAACCAAATCTGGGTTATTTTCTGTCCATTCGCTGTATCTCCATCTCATTGATACACAATCATCTTTTCTTCATTGGGCATTCTGGAAAATAAACTGTATCGAAGGTGTTGGCTTCTAGTCCCTTAAACATCTCTTTTCGTATGGCTCTAGTGGACAATAAACTTTTAGactggctaaaattagtagcacAGATTTCTAATGTTCAATTGGTGGGTGATTCAGATTTTTTAGATGGAAATTAATTAAATCTGGATTATTTTCTGTCCATTCGCTGTATCTCTATCTCATTGATACACAACCATCTTTTCTtcataggacattctggaaaataAAAATTCCCCTCAAGATTAAAATCTTTCTTTGGTTCCTACAAAAGGGAATTTTCTTAACCAAAGACAACCTCGCTGGGAAGAATTGGAAAGGAAGCCAGAAGTATATCTGTTGTAATATATGAATGAGACTATCCAACACTTATTCATTCATAGACTGCCCCTTTACCAAAACGATTTGGAGAATTATTTTCTTTGCTACAAATTTAACTCAACCAAGATCTATCAATCATATATTTGGCACTTGGCTTCGTAATCAGCGCAAGAGGTTTAGAGGTGTGATCTGGGTTGGGGTGGCTGCCATGTGCTGGGCCATCTGGCGATGCCGGAATGATGTTATATTTAACAAACTCAAATCTAACTCCATTATGTAGGTTATTTTCAGGGGAGCGTATTGGCTCCGCTTTCTGGCCCCGTTGTAGTGTGATGAGCAAGCTAAGGACATCCTCACATCGATAAGCAAGACATTAGAGACAGTTGCTTTAGagatttctaataaaggatggaaACATATTTACTGTTTGACTGGTCAATGTTTAAGACCTTGGCTTGCTCtttctctttattttatttcaATAGTTGTAATAATTGGCTGTGTATCGGATATTTATATATCCCTTATCTAAACAAAGCATTGTCATGAGCACGACACGCGAGCATAGCCATCAGTATACAACAACACAATTACATATGTGGGACTAAACAAGGCAAAGGCGGTTATTTGAGTTACATGCATGACAGCAACCATAACTTGAGGTCCGGTCGATGTATATCTGAAGCTTGATTTGTGATCACTCCATGGATGTACCCTTGTGGACTCCGCAGAAAGCCTTGAGTGGGTGAACCAGCTTGCGGCCTTCCTTGATGAAAAGGAAGTCGACGTATTCATCGAGCCTACAAGGATTATACATCAGAGGGTGTTCTCCGTCGACGAGGTCGTCCATCGCGCTGACCTCATCGCCGTCCGCAGACCAGCTGCCAAAAACCAAAGAGAAGCGCTCGCGGTTGCTCAGCGTCCTAACGCGGTGAACGGACGCCGGCACCCTCCCGTTGGTGAGGATCTGCAATAAGCATGCAAATATGACCCCACATTGAATTGAAACATATATAGTTCCAATTCCGGTTCCACGgactgggactaaaggtccacctttAATTCCGGTTGATAAcatcaaccgggactaaaagggacTATGTTTGTAattttttatacaaaaattaaAGTAAcgaataacctaaaattctctatctctaatttttctaaacaagccaaattaaaaagacataaaagttctctatttttctaactaatcatgaaatgtggcttgtatactagttataattaactaattaaccttctcacaaattgcaaattaaagtattataatacaaaaattaaagtaacaaataacctaaaattctctatttctaatttttctaaacaagcaaaatttaaaaagcacaaaagttctctatttttctaactaattatgaaatgtggtatgcatactagttataattcaCTAATTAACTCGGTcacaaattgcaaattaaagtattataagtttttaacttttttctaaactaattaaaataaaaacccTAATAGCACTATTTCTCTAACTAAACCATTAAATGTGGTAGACATAATAGTAATGCAAAGTTAATTTTTAGGGAACTAATTGTAGTTGTTATCTTTCGAATATTAAGTGAATGGAGTTTAAAATAgcgtaaaattcataaaataaaaaacaacatatataacactaggaaatgacatatgCCGCTGCTAATcctgagaagatgaagctagtgacctcttaacaagtcgatgacggcgtagaaatgatgaaatgaatcaatagccggagatgagagcgagaacaagcaagaacacatgaagaacacagcaaaagagtgaagatcaGGCTCGGccaaaggaagaagaagagttcaaatatggggaaGGACATTTAATCCCGGTTCcaattaccaaccgggactaaagtccAACATTTTGTCTCGGCCAGTGAAACGGAGCGGGATAACACCTTTTAATCtcagttggtgttaccaaccgggactaaaggtcccttcTGCCGAACTCTGACACCATAGCCGTTGGGTAGAGGATTTTTAGTCCTGGTTGGTCTCACAAACAGGGACTAAAGATATTTTTGTCCTGAACGATGATTGGGCCGAAACTATTGTTCGTTTTGGGAAGTGATAAAAGCTTCTGCAGTAGTGTGAGCCGTACCGTGAATAGCTCGCCAGCTTGGAAGGTAAACGTATCCGGCTCGGCACGAGTGGGCAGCCAGCTCCCGTCCTTTGCCAGAACCTCGAGGCCTTCCACTTCGTGCTGTACGACCAGGGTGCTCATGTTGAAGTCGCGGTGCACCGCCATGGACAGTCGGCGGCTACCTGTGTCTTGCTGTACGCCAAAACGCGACGCGCGGAGAGAGTGGGTAAGCGAGCGGAGGTGTGAGCGGATAGTGTCTTCCCGGACGCCGAGGCCTTCCAGGGTCATCCTCTGCAATGTCTGGTCCAGTTGCAGCAAGTTGTTTGCAAATCGCAGCATTATGCCACTGGACCGACCGACAGGTTCAGGTTTAGTCCGGAGCAAATAAATTAAACTTTTGTAAAAATGCATGCAGTAGTGTTAAGAAACGACCAGGACTTGATTGGAGGTGTATTACCTGAACTCCGGGTTACCCTGCGGCCAGAAC from Sorghum bicolor cultivar BTx623 chromosome 3, Sorghum_bicolor_NCBIv3, whole genome shotgun sequence encodes the following:
- the LOC8075324 gene encoding 2-oxoglutarate-dependent dioxygenase AOP2 isoform X2; the encoded protein is MDIPKVDLRGVEPGVPGRWEEARAAVTASMVAHGCVVVACDALEPALREVMFGRALPELFELPPETKQRNVSARWFRSYMARAETDYESVCVNEPTDNGNIHEFTNLFWPQGNPEFSGIMLRFANNLLQLDQTLQRMTLEGLGVREDTIRSHLRSLTHSLRASRFGVQQDTGSRRLSMAVHRDFNMSTLVVQHEVEGLEVLAKDGSWLPTRAEPDTFTFQAGELFTILTNGRVPASVHRVRTLSNRERFSLVFGSWSADGDEAR
- the LOC8075324 gene encoding 2-oxoglutarate-dependent dioxygenase AOP2 isoform X1, with translation MDIPKVDLRGVEPGVPGRWEEARAAVTASMVAHGCVVVACDALEPALREVMFGRALPELFELPPETKQRNVSARWFRSYMARAETDYESVCVNEPTDNGNIHEFTNLFWPQGNPEFSGIMLRFANNLLQLDQTLQRMTLEGLGVREDTIRSHLRSLTHSLRASRFGVQQDTGSRRLSMAVHRDFNMSTLVVQHEVEGLEVLAKDGSWLPTRAEPDTFTFQAGELFTILTNGRVPASVHRVRTLSNRERFSLVFGSWSADGDEVSAMDDLVDGEHPLMYNPCRLDEYVDFLFIKEGRKLVHPLKAFCGVHKGTSME